The following are encoded together in the Dehalococcoidia bacterium genome:
- a CDS encoding DNA methyltransferase — MSSQTPPGAGGDRRSASEAAVSAPGDSEAPLDLTFDMHTRPFGTHALHPYAAKFPPALARWAIEQFTEPGGWLLDPLAGSGTALVEARLLGRNAIGSEIDPLALLISRAKATPLPQARILIAWEAVVRAWQRCPPGSDTAAACGVSLPDIPNRDYWFDPVVQHDLAHLRDTIGAIRDRAARDFLLTVYSSVIIAKGPSTVANALDIAHSRAHHIVRQKPPDVRARFEARFARALRGLAEFQEAARSEMRSVVLGADARALPVRGRFVDLVLTSPPYVTAIEYPRAHKFSVWWIGELLGVPGRIYESLRERYIGTENVHRAERAALRERGTGLALIDRVAAELDAISEIRGGRARRYFQDMRATMGEILRVLRPGGAAVLVVGDSLLAGVAVPTAACLAEIAGSLGHEGDRLVHRDTYLRTIREQNRQLPIKRGRNGEGMRIERVLAFERQPASRTFAVPSGLTATDVP, encoded by the coding sequence GTGTCCAGCCAGACTCCGCCAGGCGCGGGAGGCGACCGACGCTCGGCAAGCGAAGCCGCCGTGTCCGCGCCGGGCGATAGCGAGGCGCCGCTCGATCTGACGTTCGACATGCACACACGCCCGTTCGGTACGCACGCGCTGCATCCATACGCCGCGAAGTTTCCGCCGGCCCTCGCGCGCTGGGCGATCGAGCAGTTCACGGAGCCGGGCGGCTGGCTGCTCGATCCGCTCGCCGGCAGCGGCACCGCGCTGGTCGAAGCGCGGTTGCTTGGCCGCAATGCCATCGGCTCGGAGATCGATCCGCTGGCCCTGCTCATTAGCCGCGCGAAAGCAACGCCTCTGCCCCAGGCCCGCATCCTCATCGCTTGGGAAGCCGTCGTGCGCGCCTGGCAGCGCTGCCCGCCCGGCAGCGACACTGCGGCTGCGTGCGGCGTCTCGCTTCCCGACATCCCGAACCGCGACTACTGGTTTGATCCCGTAGTGCAGCACGACCTGGCGCACCTGCGCGATACCATCGGCGCAATTCGTGACCGAGCCGCACGCGACTTCCTGCTCACTGTTTACTCTTCGGTGATTATCGCGAAGGGGCCGTCCACGGTTGCCAACGCGCTCGACATCGCGCACTCGCGCGCCCACCATATCGTGCGCCAAAAGCCACCCGACGTCCGCGCTCGTTTCGAGGCGCGGTTTGCCCGGGCGCTACGCGGGCTGGCGGAGTTCCAAGAGGCGGCCCGGTCCGAAATGAGGAGCGTCGTGCTGGGCGCGGATGCGCGGGCTCTGCCGGTGCGAGGCCGTTTCGTGGACCTTGTCCTCACGAGCCCGCCGTACGTGACGGCCATCGAATATCCGCGCGCACATAAGTTCTCCGTCTGGTGGATCGGAGAGCTGCTCGGCGTCCCGGGACGCATCTATGAGTCGCTGCGCGAGCGGTATATCGGTACCGAGAACGTCCATCGCGCTGAGCGGGCGGCGCTGCGTGAGCGTGGGACAGGGCTGGCACTCATTGATCGTGTCGCCGCCGAACTCGATGCGATCAGCGAGATACGCGGCGGCCGCGCCCGGCGTTACTTCCAGGACATGCGGGCAACAATGGGCGAGATCCTGCGCGTGCTACGACCCGGCGGAGCAGCGGTGCTCGTGGTCGGCGATTCGCTGCTCGCCGGCGTCGCCGTGCCCACGGCGGCCTGTTTGGCGGAGATAGCCGGGTCGCTCGGGCATGAAGGGGATCGGCTTGTCCACCGAGACACCTATCTCCGCACCATTCGCGAACAAAATCGCCAGCTTCCGATCAAACGCGGGCGCAACGGCGAAGGTATGCGGATCGAGCGTGTGCTCGCGTTCGAGCGGCAGCCGGCGTCGCGAACCTTCGCTGTGCCGTCCGGGCTGACCGCGACCGACGTGCCTTAG
- a CDS encoding S8 family serine peptidase: MSGFRPAWSSQFDPEHLPPVSCDPLLDGFTPEQAWGGSTGKGVRVAVIDSGIENTHPDIGGAVTTFCQPDRDEAGNISYSFEPHDDAFGHGTACAAIIRRLAPEVELVSVRVLGARLSGAGVVFAAGLRWAIEQGVQVCNLSLGTTVKDFREALHELADMAAFRNVLLVAAANNMPVPSFPSMYASVISVAATEDPNPENLLYNPTPPVDFGAPGINVDVAWLSGGRMTVMGNSFAAPQIAGLAARILGKHPGLTPWQVKTVLRAVSRNVREARAARADAGEEDQKAAG, encoded by the coding sequence ATGAGCGGCTTCCGGCCGGCCTGGTCTTCGCAGTTCGACCCGGAGCACCTGCCCCCCGTCTCCTGCGACCCGTTGCTCGACGGGTTTACGCCGGAGCAGGCCTGGGGCGGCAGCACCGGCAAGGGCGTGCGCGTCGCCGTGATCGACAGCGGCATCGAGAACACGCATCCCGACATCGGCGGCGCGGTGACAACCTTCTGCCAGCCCGACCGCGACGAGGCCGGCAACATCAGCTATTCGTTCGAGCCGCACGACGACGCCTTCGGTCACGGCACCGCCTGCGCGGCGATCATCCGCCGGCTTGCGCCGGAGGTGGAGCTGGTAAGCGTGCGTGTGCTGGGCGCGCGGCTCTCCGGCGCGGGCGTGGTCTTCGCCGCGGGGCTGCGCTGGGCGATCGAGCAGGGCGTGCAGGTCTGCAACCTCAGCCTGGGCACCACGGTCAAAGACTTCCGCGAGGCGCTGCACGAGCTGGCGGACATGGCCGCCTTCCGCAACGTGCTGCTGGTGGCGGCGGCGAACAACATGCCCGTGCCCAGCTTCCCCTCGATGTACGCCTCCGTGATCTCCGTAGCGGCCACGGAGGACCCGAACCCGGAGAACCTCCTCTACAACCCGACGCCGCCGGTGGACTTCGGCGCCCCGGGCATCAACGTGGACGTTGCCTGGCTGAGCGGCGGCCGTATGACGGTGATGGGCAACAGCTTCGCGGCGCCGCAGATCGCGGGGCTGGCAGCGCGCATTTTGGGCAAGCACCCCGGCCTGACACCGTGGCAGGTGAAAACGGTGCTCCGCGCCGTCTCGCGCAACGTGCGCGAGGCCCGTGCAGCCCGCGCGGACGCGGGGGAAGAGGACCAGAAAGCGGCGGGGTGA
- a CDS encoding GAF domain-containing protein yields the protein MADAAGAQPGPAPQNETPLLVSARLRQAVNAASASIELRQEDHLRLLEAVVATAARVIDATAGSLMLVDRTAGELEFKVAVGPGSQEIKQFRVPLGEGVAGFTASTGQALAIADTSKDARFARQIAEGSGYVPRNLLCVPLMLGGDVIGVMELLDKGGGATPFTPADTAVLSSFGEQAALAIDLSLQTQSLERLLAGLLHGEDDAELAAEIRAAVAQGEGSPGHYRTLELARQIAAIAGAGERQARLCSAILNAVLEFSRGTGSAEAGLADVMAGLGPAFGAGGVR from the coding sequence ATGGCAGACGCCGCTGGCGCCCAACCGGGTCCGGCACCGCAGAACGAGACGCCGCTGCTGGTCTCCGCGCGGCTGCGGCAGGCGGTAAACGCCGCCTCGGCCTCGATCGAGCTGCGCCAGGAGGACCATCTGCGCCTGCTCGAGGCGGTGGTCGCCACGGCCGCGCGCGTGATCGACGCCACCGCCGGCTCGCTGATGCTGGTGGACCGCACCGCCGGCGAGCTGGAGTTCAAGGTCGCGGTCGGGCCGGGCTCGCAGGAGATCAAGCAGTTCCGCGTGCCGCTGGGTGAGGGCGTGGCCGGCTTCACCGCCTCCACCGGCCAGGCGCTGGCGATCGCCGACACCTCCAAGGACGCGCGCTTCGCCCGCCAGATCGCCGAGGGCAGCGGCTACGTGCCCAGGAACCTGCTCTGCGTGCCGCTCATGCTCGGCGGCGACGTGATCGGCGTGATGGAGCTGCTGGACAAGGGCGGCGGCGCCACGCCCTTCACGCCTGCCGACACCGCCGTGCTCTCCTCCTTCGGCGAGCAGGCGGCGCTGGCGATCGACCTCTCGCTGCAAACGCAGTCGCTGGAACGGCTATTGGCCGGCCTGCTGCACGGCGAGGACGACGCCGAGCTGGCGGCGGAGATCCGCGCCGCCGTCGCTCAGGGGGAAGGCTCGCCGGGCCACTATCGCACGCTGGAGCTGGCGCGGCAGATCGCCGCGATCGCCGGCGCGGGCGAGCGGCAGGCGCGGCTCTGCTCCGCGATCCTGAACGCGGTGCTGGAATTCTCGCGCGGCACCGGCTCTGCCGAAGCCGGCCTGGCCGACGTGATGGCCGGCCTCGGCCCCGCCTTCGGGGCCGGAGGCGTGCGATGA
- a CDS encoding RHS repeat-associated core domain-containing protein: MDRTGSAYEEFQFAGQQTDPAGRQYLRARYSDPATGRFLSRDPKDGWSYSYAGDNPATGTDPTGRDTLLHNPCIRGRTDGTFAYTLEEAESGTGSVNDAMYAAAVTDPTAARVAAAEAVGASIDVSNSTQIAAAKEGESQGLTPRESRMESENAGCFTLSAESLGKGRVYVHVQMALHEGAGGITGWHIGIQWLNEKSGRRGYITLYNDWPQLPSQEKSDGEHKFVGEGPVSFSLDSDNRYRVDDYFEPGSFVSASVTIRVDR, from the coding sequence GTGGACCGGACGGGGAGTGCCTACGAGGAGTTCCAGTTCGCCGGCCAGCAGACCGACCCCGCTGGCCGGCAATACCTTCGCGCCCGCTACTCTGACCCCGCCACCGGCCGGTTCTTGAGCCGCGACCCCAAGGATGGTTGGTCCTACAGCTACGCCGGCGACAATCCAGCCACGGGCACGGACCCCACCGGCCGCGATACGCTGCTGCACAACCCTTGTATCCGCGGGCGCACGGACGGTACCTTCGCCTATACCCTGGAGGAGGCCGAGAGCGGCACCGGCTCGGTTAACGATGCCATGTATGCGGCCGCCGTCACTGATCCAACCGCGGCCCGCGTTGCCGCGGCGGAAGCCGTGGGCGCGAGTATTGACGTGAGCAACTCCACGCAAATTGCGGCGGCAAAAGAAGGCGAGTCACAGGGTTTAACGCCGCGTGAATCTAGGATGGAATCTGAAAATGCTGGGTGCTTCACCCTGAGCGCCGAGTCTTTGGGTAAAGGCCGGGTGTACGTCCACGTGCAGATGGCCCTTCACGAAGGTGCAGGCGGCATCACCGGCTGGCACATCGGAATCCAATGGCTGAATGAAAAGTCTGGCAGGCGTGGCTACATCACGCTATATAATGACTGGCCACAGCTACCGTCGCAAGAGAAAAGCGACGGTGAGCACAAGTTTGTAGGCGAGGGACCGGTCAGCTTCTCGCTCGACTCGGACAACCGCTACCGGGTTGACGACTACTTTGAGCCCGGTTCCTTCGTTTCCGCGTCGGTGACCATACGGGTCGACCGATGA
- a CDS encoding TetR/AcrR family transcriptional regulator: MDTAILRAAVRLLIKQGYARMSIAGVAEAAGVGRPAIYRRYRDKSELVLAAIAYMRNQAAAPDSGDTRADLVRHLEQARQKFDTTLMGTLLVEERQHPELLRRFRERMIAPRSEDVMAALARGQARGEVRADLDLQLAAHAVMGSFLFHYIAVGPPARGWAERVVATLWPAFAADKARTGSF, from the coding sequence GTGGACACGGCCATCCTGCGCGCGGCGGTGCGGCTGCTGATCAAGCAGGGCTACGCGCGCATGTCGATCGCCGGCGTGGCCGAGGCCGCCGGCGTGGGGCGGCCGGCGATCTACCGCCGTTACCGCGACAAGTCCGAGCTGGTGCTGGCGGCGATCGCCTACATGCGCAACCAGGCCGCGGCGCCGGACAGCGGCGACACGCGCGCCGACCTGGTCCGGCACCTGGAGCAGGCGCGGCAGAAGTTCGACACGACGCTGATGGGCACGCTGCTGGTGGAAGAGCGCCAGCACCCGGAGCTGTTGCGCCGCTTCCGCGAGCGCATGATCGCGCCGCGCAGCGAGGACGTGATGGCGGCGCTGGCGCGCGGCCAGGCGCGCGGCGAGGTGCGCGCCGACCTCGACCTGCAGTTGGCCGCCCACGCGGTGATGGGCAGCTTCCTCTTCCACTACATCGCCGTCGGCCCGCCGGCGCGCGGCTGGGCCGAGCGCGTCGTCGCCACCCTCTGGCCCGCCTTCGCCGCCGACAAGGCCCGAACAGGCTCTTTCTAA
- a CDS encoding ABC transporter ATP-binding protein: protein MAAEPRGRPPAVGDTGPHAADRTAGTSAASPPLPMHAGTGVWVRELCKTYAGGVEALRGVSFEVRRGEAFGLLGPNGAGKSTTIGILTTTVRPTSGKVMLAGHDVDREAIAARRVSGIVFQDSVLDGALSGRANLTLHARLWGVPKDRASQRMAELIELMGLGEVIDRPARSFSGGQRRRLEIARAVLSDPQVLFLDEPTVGLDPAIRHELWALIQDLRARQGLTLLLTTHYLDEAERLCDRIAIMHAGRIVAMDSPANLLAALGAEVLEVDAAGAAAAVREALSAGGIPTENALAIGTLLTIPLQEGQGDVAVRCLRDAALPLRSIAVRRPTLDDVYLRHTGARLAA from the coding sequence ATGGCCGCTGAACCGCGCGGACGTCCCCCGGCAGTGGGCGACACTGGCCCGCACGCAGCAGACCGCACGGCGGGCACATCCGCCGCCTCGCCTCCCCTGCCCATGCACGCCGGCACAGGCGTCTGGGTACGCGAGCTGTGCAAGACCTACGCGGGCGGCGTCGAGGCGCTGCGCGGCGTCTCCTTTGAGGTGCGCCGCGGCGAGGCGTTCGGCCTGCTCGGCCCCAACGGCGCCGGCAAGTCCACCACGATCGGCATCCTCACGACGACCGTGCGCCCCACCAGCGGCAAGGTCATGCTCGCCGGCCACGACGTCGATCGCGAGGCGATCGCGGCGCGGCGCGTCTCCGGCATCGTCTTCCAGGACTCGGTGCTGGACGGGGCCTTGTCGGGCCGGGCCAATCTGACGCTGCACGCCCGCCTCTGGGGCGTGCCCAAAGACCGCGCCAGCCAGCGCATGGCCGAGCTGATCGAGCTGATGGGCCTCGGCGAGGTGATCGACCGGCCGGCGCGCAGCTTCAGCGGCGGCCAGCGCCGGCGGCTGGAGATCGCCCGCGCCGTGCTCAGCGACCCGCAGGTGCTCTTTCTCGACGAGCCGACCGTCGGCCTGGACCCGGCGATCCGCCACGAGTTGTGGGCGCTGATCCAGGACCTGCGCGCCCGGCAGGGGCTCACCCTCCTGCTCACCACGCACTACCTGGACGAGGCCGAGCGGCTCTGCGACCGCATCGCGATCATGCACGCCGGCCGCATCGTCGCCATGGATTCGCCCGCGAACCTGCTGGCCGCCCTGGGCGCCGAGGTGCTGGAAGTGGACGCGGCCGGCGCCGCGGCTGCCGTACGCGAAGCCCTGAGCGCCGGCGGCATCCCGACGGAGAACGCGCTGGCGATCGGCACGCTGCTCACGATCCCGCTGCAGGAGGGCCAGGGCGACGTCGCCGTGCGCTGCCTGCGCGACGCCGCCCTGCCGCTGCGCTCGATCGCCGTGCGCCGCCCGACGCTGGACGACGTGTATTTGCGTCACACCGGCGCCCGTCTCGCCGCCTGA
- a CDS encoding ABC transporter permease, with product MLSQLITLYRRRLRLLAGSPRELLVPLTTPLLFALVIAPALNDSLGSFNPRVNYMTFVSVATVVLLVPLNALFTGISVFADREHGGLRELLAAPLPRWLVPLGNVLATLTVTSLQVVVLVLAAVVRGATLHTSMSGVLWFAVSAVLLAAIVAAIAEVLAFRARSQEEYVGIIPAIAIVPWFFAGSLFPIDVLPKGLAGVAKVLPSTHALALMRHGLVGGSPSGLQSIWGSHSETALAAASLAVLAGFAVLFVFASMQVFRRSALQ from the coding sequence ATGCTCTCGCAACTGATCACGCTCTACCGCCGGCGCCTGCGGCTGCTCGCGGGCAGCCCGCGCGAGCTGCTGGTGCCGCTGACCACACCGCTGCTCTTCGCCCTGGTGATCGCGCCGGCGCTGAACGATTCGCTCGGCTCGTTCAACCCGAGAGTGAATTACATGACCTTCGTCTCCGTCGCCACCGTGGTGCTGCTCGTGCCGCTGAACGCGCTGTTCACCGGCATCAGCGTCTTCGCCGACCGCGAGCACGGCGGCCTGCGCGAGCTGCTGGCGGCGCCGCTGCCGCGCTGGCTGGTGCCGCTGGGCAACGTGCTGGCAACACTGACGGTGACATCGTTGCAGGTGGTCGTGCTCGTGCTGGCGGCCGTGGTGCGCGGCGCCACGCTGCACACCTCGATGAGCGGCGTGCTCTGGTTCGCCGTGTCCGCGGTGCTGTTGGCCGCGATCGTCGCGGCGATCGCGGAGGTGCTGGCCTTCCGCGCCCGCTCGCAGGAGGAGTACGTCGGCATCATCCCCGCGATCGCGATCGTGCCCTGGTTCTTCGCCGGCTCACTCTTCCCGATCGACGTGCTGCCGAAGGGGCTCGCGGGCGTCGCCAAGGTCTTGCCCTCGACGCACGCGCTGGCGCTGATGCGGCACGGCCTGGTCGGAGGCTCGCCCAGCGGCCTGCAGTCGATCTGGGGCAGCCACTCGGAGACGGCGCTGGCGGCGGCCAGCCTCGCCGTGCTCGCCGGCTTCGCCGTCCTGTTCGTCTTCGCCTCCATGCAGGTCTTCCGCCGCTCGGCGCTGCAGTAG
- a CDS encoding DUF1330 domain-containing protein has product MSAFVVVQALEVTDAEGMSRYAQVVGQTIQQHEGRVVAGRQPRVLEGELQPLSMFVIEFPSPEHVQRWYDSEEYREPKELRLRSSRMNLFVVPGI; this is encoded by the coding sequence ATGTCCGCATTCGTCGTCGTGCAAGCCCTGGAGGTCACCGATGCCGAGGGCATGAGCCGCTACGCGCAGGTCGTCGGGCAGACGATCCAGCAGCACGAGGGCCGCGTGGTCGCCGGCAGGCAGCCACGCGTGCTGGAAGGGGAGCTGCAGCCGCTGAGCATGTTCGTGATTGAGTTCCCCAGCCCGGAGCATGTGCAGCGCTGGTACGACTCTGAAGAGTACCGCGAGCCGAAGGAACTGCGGCTGCGCTCCTCGCGCATGAACCTCTTCGTCGTCCCCGGCATCTAG
- a CDS encoding YceI family protein — protein sequence MTTPATANDSDTATTWQIDPARSRVSFAVHKRQLVVPRRVRGRFTEVAGTIALNAAQPSESHVAATIQTASVTTGNSMESRMRDKHLRGRDFLDVERYPAITFESRVVTPVDPAAGSYRISGDLTIHGVTRPVELETHAAPEQDPRLPRLSFSATTVVNRRDFGLTWRAWYLGVGDELAISIDIEAVRA from the coding sequence ATGACGACGCCAGCTACCGCCAACGACTCCGACACCGCGACCACCTGGCAGATCGATCCCGCCCGCTCGCGGGTGAGCTTCGCCGTTCACAAGCGCCAACTCGTCGTGCCGCGCCGGGTGCGCGGCCGCTTCACCGAGGTCGCCGGCACGATCGCGCTCAACGCCGCCCAACCGTCCGAGTCGCACGTGGCCGCCACGATCCAGACCGCGAGCGTAACCACCGGCAACAGCATGGAGAGCCGCATGCGCGACAAGCATCTGCGCGGCCGCGACTTCCTCGACGTCGAGAGGTACCCCGCGATCACGTTCGAAAGCCGCGTAGTGACGCCGGTGGACCCAGCGGCCGGCAGCTACCGCATCAGCGGCGATCTCACCATCCACGGCGTGACGCGTCCCGTGGAGCTGGAGACGCATGCCGCGCCCGAGCAGGATCCGCGGCTGCCGCGGCTCAGCTTCAGCGCCACCACCGTGGTGAACCGGCGCGACTTCGGCCTGACCTGGCGCGCGTGGTACCTCGGCGTCGGCGATGAGCTGGCGATCAGCATCGACATCGAGGCCGTCCGCGCCTAA
- a CDS encoding MMPL family transporter, which translates to MHTAHRRSNSERNGLLSRWAGVVTRRRGLVVGIWVVALIGLLALSRAAGGSFSSNLDIPGTESQKAADLLKSRFPQQAGDSATIVFKDARGLNDPAVQGVVATVLHEAAGLKGVVGVGSPYQQNGAGGISQDGTIGYASVQYAKRASSLTAPDVKPLLNLVDRAKGGGLTVEAGGAVVYQTDVAPPGASEAIGVLFAVFILLLAFGSVVAMGLPLATAIVALGVSFAGIAFLANVLEFPSFASEFAALIGLGVGIDYALLVVTRYREGLHAGKSVAESVELALTTAGRSVIFAGSVVVIALLGLTLVGIPFVGALGVGSSLVVAVAVLVALTLLPALLAFSGRGIDRWSVPFLHVELGGSQQTGGWYRLARRIQRRPLLWFGASLALLLALALPVLRLQLGSSDAGNGPTSLHSRRAYDLLSDGFGAGFNGPLAIVVDTKGAGAKGGAALATLGRVLSAQPGVAQVSAPLQNAAGDAAIIQVTPSTSPQDTATQDLIHTLRHGTLPPALAGTGVRAYVAGPTAAFIDIGDRIQSRLPLFFTAVIGLSVLVLTAVFRSAVVALKAGVMNLISIGAAYGVLVAVFQWGWFSNVVGVRKGPVESFLPMFLFAILFGLSMDYEVFLISRVREAYLATGDNKSAVAHGLAVTARVITAAAAIMVVVFLSFALGDARVVKEFGVGLATAVFVDATIVRLVLVPSTMELLGNGNWWLPAWLDRMLPHLDVEGKAGHGAGLPGTPLLQPVPVRRDD; encoded by the coding sequence ATGCACACCGCACACAGACGCAGCAACAGTGAACGCAACGGACTGCTGAGCCGCTGGGCGGGCGTGGTGACACGCCGTCGCGGCCTGGTGGTCGGTATCTGGGTGGTCGCCCTGATCGGCCTGCTCGCCCTCTCGCGGGCGGCGGGCGGCAGCTTCTCCAGCAACCTCGATATCCCCGGCACCGAGTCGCAGAAGGCCGCCGACCTGCTGAAGAGCCGTTTTCCGCAGCAGGCCGGCGACAGCGCCACGATCGTCTTCAAGGATGCCCGCGGGCTGAACGACCCCGCCGTGCAGGGCGTGGTGGCGACGGTTCTGCACGAAGCGGCCGGTCTCAAGGGCGTGGTCGGCGTCGGTTCGCCGTATCAGCAGAACGGCGCCGGCGGCATCTCGCAGGACGGCACGATCGGCTACGCCAGCGTGCAGTACGCCAAGCGCGCTAGCTCGCTCACGGCGCCCGACGTGAAGCCGCTTCTGAACCTGGTCGACCGGGCGAAGGGCGGCGGGCTGACGGTCGAGGCGGGCGGCGCCGTGGTCTACCAGACGGACGTGGCGCCGCCCGGCGCCAGCGAGGCGATCGGCGTGCTCTTCGCCGTCTTCATCCTGCTGCTCGCCTTCGGCTCCGTCGTGGCGATGGGCCTGCCGCTGGCGACGGCGATCGTGGCGCTCGGCGTCAGCTTCGCCGGGATCGCCTTTCTGGCCAACGTGCTGGAGTTTCCCTCGTTCGCAAGCGAGTTCGCCGCGCTGATCGGCCTCGGCGTGGGCATCGACTACGCGCTGCTCGTCGTCACCCGCTACCGCGAGGGGCTGCACGCCGGCAAGAGCGTCGCGGAGAGCGTCGAGCTGGCGCTGACGACGGCCGGCCGCTCGGTGATCTTCGCGGGCAGCGTGGTGGTGATCGCGCTGCTCGGCCTCACGCTGGTCGGCATCCCCTTCGTCGGCGCCCTGGGCGTCGGCTCCTCGCTGGTCGTCGCCGTGGCCGTGCTGGTGGCGCTGACGCTGCTGCCGGCGCTGCTCGCTTTCAGCGGGCGCGGCATCGACCGCTGGTCCGTCCCCTTCCTGCACGTGGAGCTCGGCGGCAGCCAGCAGACTGGCGGCTGGTACCGCCTGGCGCGGCGCATCCAGCGACGGCCGCTGCTCTGGTTCGGCGCCTCGCTGGCCCTGCTGCTGGCGCTGGCGCTGCCGGTGCTGCGGCTCCAGCTCGGCTCGTCGGACGCCGGCAACGGGCCGACCTCGCTGCACTCGCGCCGCGCCTACGATCTGCTGAGCGACGGGTTCGGCGCCGGCTTCAACGGCCCGCTGGCGATCGTGGTGGACACGAAGGGGGCCGGCGCGAAGGGCGGCGCAGCGCTGGCGACCCTGGGCCGCGTGCTCTCCGCCCAGCCGGGCGTGGCGCAGGTCTCGGCGCCGCTGCAGAACGCGGCCGGCGACGCGGCGATCATCCAGGTGACGCCGTCCACTTCGCCGCAGGACACGGCGACGCAGGACCTGATCCACACCCTGCGCCACGGCACGCTGCCTCCGGCGCTGGCAGGCACGGGTGTCCGCGCCTACGTCGCCGGACCGACCGCGGCGTTCATCGATATCGGCGACCGCATCCAGAGCCGCCTGCCGCTCTTCTTCACCGCGGTGATCGGCCTCTCGGTGCTGGTGCTGACGGCCGTCTTCCGCTCGGCCGTCGTGGCGCTGAAGGCGGGCGTGATGAACCTGATCTCGATCGGCGCGGCCTACGGCGTGCTGGTCGCGGTCTTCCAGTGGGGCTGGTTCTCGAACGTGGTCGGCGTGCGCAAGGGGCCGGTGGAGAGTTTCCTGCCGATGTTCCTCTTCGCCATCCTCTTCGGCCTTTCGATGGACTATGAAGTGTTCCTGATCAGCCGCGTGCGCGAAGCGTACCTGGCGACGGGAGACAACAAGTCGGCCGTCGCGCACGGCCTGGCCGTGACCGCGCGGGTGATCACGGCCGCGGCGGCGATCATGGTCGTCGTCTTCCTCAGCTTCGCACTGGGCGACGCGCGCGTGGTCAAGGAGTTCGGCGTCGGCC